From Onychostoma macrolepis isolate SWU-2019 chromosome 05, ASM1243209v1, whole genome shotgun sequence, one genomic window encodes:
- the nanos2 gene encoding nanos homolog 1, whose product MQSSSLTEREKSIPAADGCFLMWRDYMDLRRTLSELLQHRDGAQAADVRGTPAEGFTRAGSSSSVSSTSASSSRDLRTPRDSCGFCRQNGETPVVYMSHRLKARDGRILCPILRSYVCPFCSATGDWAHTRHYCPRRNTPKTGDA is encoded by the coding sequence ATGCAGTCCTCCTCCCTGACCGAGCGCGAGAAGAGCATCCCCGCAGCTGACGGCTGTTTCCTGATGTGGCGGGACTACATGGACCTCCGCAGGACCCTGTCGGAGCTGCTGCAGCATCGCGACGGAGCACAAGCCGCAGATGTCCGCGGGACGCCAGCGGAGGGTTTCACGAGAGCCGGCTCCAGCAGCAGCGTCTCCAGCACCTCCGCCTCCTCCAGCCGCGACCTGCGGACCCCGCGGGACTCCTGCGGATTCTGCCGACAAAACGGAGAGACGCCGGTGGTGTACATGAGTCACAGACTGAAAGCCCGAGACGGCCGGATCCTCTGCCCGATCCTGAGGAGCTACGTGTGTCCGTTCTGCTCCGCCACCGGAGACTGGGCGCACACCCGCCACTACTGTCCGCGGAGAAACACGCCGAAGACCGGCGACGCGTGA
- the zswim7 gene encoding zinc finger SWIM domain-containing protein 7 has protein sequence MGSSLLSVAEQLLKDLQRTYSETNQIPDDLLIALRFVFGQCALQALDLLDQRSVTCVSSPSGRKAFQVLGGSGRLYTCFTSCHYCPCPAFSFSVLRRNESLMCKHLLAVCLSQAMGLCQQEQVSDQQMTHILSGQTEASI, from the exons ATGGGCTCATCTCTGCTTTCTGTTGCTGAGCAGCTTTTGAAAGACCTTCAGAGAACTTACTCGGAGACAAACCAGA TACCAGATGACCTACTAATAGC ATTACGGTTTGTGTTTGGCCAGTGTGCTCTTCAGGCATTGGACCTGTTGGACCAGCGCTCCGTCACATGTGTGTCATCACCTAGCGGTCGAAAGGCATTTCAG GTGTTAGGTGGATCAGGGCGTCTGTACACGTGCTTCACATCCTGTCACTACTGCCCATGCCCTgccttctctttctctgtgcTCCGGAGAAACGAGAGTCTGATG TGTAAGCACCTCCTGGCTGTCTGCCTGAGTCAAGCCATGGGTTTGTGCCAGCAGGAGCAGGTCTCAGATCAGCAGATGACCCACATTCTCTCAGGGCAAACTGAGGCCAGCATATAA